A genomic region of Phoenix dactylifera cultivar Barhee BC4 unplaced genomic scaffold, palm_55x_up_171113_PBpolish2nd_filt_p 000100F, whole genome shotgun sequence contains the following coding sequences:
- the LOC103696363 gene encoding 40S ribosomal protein S14-like gives MSRRKTREPKEENVTLGPNVREGEHVYGVAHIFASFNDTFIHVTDLSGRETIVRITGGMKVKADRDESSPYAAMLASQDVTQRCKELGITALHIKLRATGGNKTKTPGPGAQSALRALARSGMKIGRIEDVTPVPTDSTRRKGGRRGRRL, from the exons ATG TCGAGGAGGAAGACCAGGGAGCCTAAAGAGGAAAATGTCACATTGGGGCCTAATGTACGAGAAGGAGAGCATGTTTATGGGGTTGCCCATATTTTTGCATCATTTAATGACACTTTTATC CATGTCACTGATTTATCTGGAAGGGAAACCATTGTCCGGATTACTG GTGGTATGAAAGTCAAAGCTGATCGTGATGAGTCATCTCCATATGCTGCAATGCTTGCAAGTCAAGATGTTACTCAGCGATGCAAG GAGCTTGGCATTACTGCCTTACATATAAAGCTCCGTGCAACAGGAGGGAACAAGACCAAGACACCCGGTCCTGGTGCTCAATCTGCTCTCAGGGCCCTTGCTCGATCAGGAATGAAAATTGGACGCATTG AGGATGTGACTCCAGTCCCTACGGACAGTACCCGCAGAAAgggtggaagaagaggaaggaggctgTAG
- the LOC103696364 gene encoding G-type lectin S-receptor-like serine/threonine-protein kinase At2g19130 translates to MSHPLLFPFLFIFFSSLNIPRTFAANSISTNHPLSGNQTIISQGGNFVLGFFQPGNKSNHNYYIGIWFKKVSQLTQVWVANRETPISDPTSSELRISDDGNLVLLNQFKKQVWSTNLTSIASNSTTAVILDSGNLVLRDDSDPSKVFWQSFDHPTDTWLPGSKLGMNKVTGERQHLTSWKNSDDPAPGIFSLEIDPNGSSQYFILWKGTRQYWSSGYWNGHLFTAIPEMTSNYIYNFEYFSNATENYFTYSPIDENMISRLVMDVSGQVKELTWLDGSQQWMLFWSEPKQQCDVYSLCGPFGSCTEKSLPFCSCVKGFSEASPSNWNLGDQSQGCVRNTPLQCSTKTSGRGDKDKFFIMPGMRLPVNNHSVAVAGSEDCELACLNNCSCTAYSYSNGCTVWYGDLLNLQQQPDGSAGETLYLRLAASELPNSKSRKRRFVGVGVGVAVGVLALFAIAFILISVHQRRRMIATTKAMENNLVLFKYGDLQRITKNFSEKLGGGAFGSVFKGLLPDSTVIAAKKLEGLHQGEKQFRTEVSTIGKIQHVNLVRLRGFCSEGTKRLLVYDYMPNGSLDTKLFRSNSMVLDWKTRYQIALGAARGLAYLHEKCRECIIHCDIKPENILLDASFVPKLADFGLAKLVGRDFSRVLTTMRGTRGYLAPEWIFGLPITSKADVYSYGMMLLEIISGRRNAEQSEEGKKTFFPVLAVNKVTEGDVLSLLDHKLNGDADLEELDRVCKVACWCIQDNEFHRPSMGQVVQILECAIEVNMPPIPRSLYALAENSEGLVFYSDLSSGQSFQINVNQN, encoded by the coding sequence ATGAGCCATCCTCTGCTCTTTCCTTTCCTATTTATCTTCTTTAGCTCTCTAAACATCCCTCGCACTTTTGCAGCGAATTCCATCTCTACGAACCATCCTCTCTCTGGAAACCAAACCATAATCTCTCAAGGTGGCAACTTCGTGCTAGGCTTCTTCCAACCTGGTAACAAATCCAACCACAACTACTACATAGGCATCTGGTTCAAGAAGGTCTCACAGCTCACTCAAGTTTGGGTAGCAAACAGGGAAACACCCATCTCTGACCCAACCTCATCAGAGCTCAGAATCTCTGATGATGGCAATCTGGTCCTCCTCAACCAATTCAAGAAGCAAGTCTGGTCTACAAACCTTACCTCCATAGCTTCCAACTCTACCACTGCTGTGATCCTGGACTCTGGAAACCTTGTTCTTAGAGATGACTCTGACCCATCCAAAGTCTTCTGGCAGAGCTTTGACCACCCAACTGACACATGGTTACCTGGAAGCAAGCTTGGAATGAACAAGGTGACTGGAGAAAGGCAGCATCTCACCTCCTGGAAGAATTCTGACGACCCTGCTCCTGGGATTTTCTCCCTTGAAATAGACCCCAATGGTTCTAGCCAGTATTTCATATTATGGAAGGGAACCAGGCAGTATTGGAGCAGTGGATATTGGAATGGACATCTCTTCACTGCTATTCCAGAGATGACATCAAATTATATCTACAACTTCGAGTACTTCTCCAATGCAACAGAGAACTACTTCACCTACTCTCCTATCGATGAAAATATGATCTCGAGGCTTGTTATGGATGTCTCAGGGCAAGTCAAGGAGCTGACCTGGCTGGATGGATCCCAGCAGTGGATGCTTTTCTGGTCTGAGCCCAAACAGCAGTGTGATGTCTACTCTCTCTGTGGTCCTTTTGGCAGCTGCACTGAGAAGAGCCTGCCCTTCTGCAGCTGTGTGAAGGGCTTCAGTGAGGCTTCTCCAAGCAACTGGAATTTGGGCGATCAGAGTCAGGGCTGTGTGAGAAACACTCCATTGCAGTGCAGTACTAAGACCTCGGGTCGTGGGGATAAAGATAAGTTCTTTATAATGCCTGGCATGCGATTGCCTGTTAATAACCATTCTGTAGCAGTTGCTGGTAGTGAAGATTGTGAATTAGCTTGCTTGAATAATTGCTCTTGTACTGCTTATTCTTATAGTAATGGATGCACTGTATGGTATGGAGACTTGCTTAACTTACAGCAGCAGCCGGACGGATCGGCCGGGGAGACCCTTTACCTCCGTCTAGCTGCTTCGGAGCTGCCAAATTCCAAATCAAGGAAGCGACGATTTGTTGGAGTTGGGGTGGGCGTGGCAGTTGGCGTATTAGCTTTATTTGCAATTGCTTTCATTCTGATTTCAGTACATCAACGGAGACGAATGATTGCTACTACAAAAGCCATGGAGAATAATTTGGTGCTGTTCAAGTATGGTGACTTGCAGCGAATAACCAAAAACTTTTCAGAGAAATTAGGGGGAGGAGCGTTCGGTTCCGTCTTCAAAGGGCTGCTACCTGACTCGACTGTCATTGCTGCAAAGAAGCTTGAAGGTCTTCATCAAGGGGAGAAGCAATTCCGAACCGAGGTGAGCACTATCGGAAAAATTCAGCATGTCAACTTGGTTCGCCTTCGTGGATTCTGCTCTGAAGGGACTAAAAGGTTGCTGGTCTATGATTACATGCCAAATGGTTCTCTAGACACTAAGCTATTTCGAAGCAATTCCATGGTTTTGGATTGGAAAACAAGGTACCAGATTGCCCTTGGAGCCGCTAGAGGATTAGCTTATCTCCATGAGAAATGCAGGGAATGCATCATACATTGTGACATCAAACCAGAGAATATCCTCCTGGATGCCTCATTTGTCCCAAAACTAGCAGATTTCGGCCTGGCAAAGCTTGTTGGCCGCGACTTTAGTAGAGTTCTGACGACAATGAGGGGAACCAGAGGCTATCTTGCACCAGAATGGATCTTCGGGTTGCCTATCACTTCCAAAGCTGATGTTTATAGCTACGGGATGATGCTTTTAGAGATCATATCGGGCAGGAGAAATGCAGAGCAatcagaagaaggaaagaagaccTTTTTCCCAGTGTTAGCTGTTAATAAAGTTACAGAAGGAGATGTTCTTAGCTTGCTGGATCACAAGCTGAATGGTGATGCTGACTTGGAAGAGCTTGATCGAGTCTGCAAGGTTGCTTGTTGGTGCATTCAGGATAACGAGTTTCACCGGCCATCAATGGGGCAAGTTGTTCAAATTCTAGAGTGTGCCATCGAAGTTAACATGCCTCCTATTCCAAGGTCACTTTATGCTCTTGCAGAGAACTCGGAGGGCTTGGTCTTCTACTCGGACTTGTCTTCAGGTCAAAGTTTCCAAATTAACGTCAACCAAAACTAA